Part of the Intestinibacillus sp. Marseille-P6563 genome is shown below.
GGTAGTCCGACCGGCCAGTGCCAACGACTGCCGCGCCGCCCTTCTTGGCATCTTCGGGCCAGATCTCAGGCACCGGGTTGGCCATCGCAAAAACCATGGGATCCTTGGCCATGGTCGCCACCATGTCGCTGGTCAGGACCTGCGGCGCCGACATACCGAAGAAGACATCCGCGCCCTTGACCGCATCGGCCAGGGTGCCGGTCATATGGCTGCGGTTGGTAACCCGCGCCATTTCGGCCTGCGCCGGATTGAGCCGCTCGTCGCCTTCGCAGACAATGCCGAAGCGCTCGACCATGGTGATATCCTTGACACCCAAAAACATCAGGAATTTAGTTACAGCAATAGCCGCCGCGCCGCAGCCATTGACCACCATCTTGATGTCCTCGACCTTGCGGCCGGTCAGGCGGCAGGCGTTGATGAGCGCTGCCCCGCAGCATACAGCCGTGCCGTGCTGGTCATCGTGGAACACCGGAATGTCGCACACTTCCTTGAGCTTGCGCTCGATTTCAAAGCAGCGGGGCGCTGCGATGTCCTCCAGATTGATGCCGCCAAACGAACCGGAGATCAGCTGGATGGTGCGGACGATCTCATCCACATCCTTGGAGGCAACGCAGAGCGGGAACGCATCCACATCGGCAAAGGCCTTGAACAGAGCGCACTTGCCTTCCATGACCGGCATACCGGCAATCGGGCCAATATCGCCCAGGCCGAGCACCGCCGTGCCGTCGGTGATGACCGCGACCAGATTGCCGCGACGAGTATATTTATAGCTGAGCGACGGGTCGTCCTTGATCTTCAAACACGGTTCGGCAACACCCGGAGTATAGGCGACCGACAGATCTTCTTTGGAATTGACCTCGCAGCGTGCAATAACTTCGATTTTGCCCTGCCATTTTTCATGGGCGATGAGTGCTTTCTCTTTTGCGTCCATCTCGTGAAAACCTCCGTTAGTTAAAATGTAGTCTTTCCCCTATTTTACCGCATCTGCGTCCGATTGCCTAGCCTTTTTCCATTTGTCCAGCCGGTTTTGGCATTTCCCCCAGTTTCCGGCTATCCCGTGCGGAACTTTTTGCCGCTTTGCGCCGTCTAAACAGGCAAAGGGGGATGATCGTTATGAAATATAAGATACTGCTCCTGTTGACTACGCTCTTTCTCTCCGGCTGCCGCATCTTGCCGCAGCCCGACCAGCCATCCAGTTCCGTGCCGCCCGCGCAAAGCGCCGAACAAGGCATCGACTGCGGCATCGTAGAATGTTCGGTCGGCCAGGAAGACCCGGACGGCAGCGAATACTTTACCGCCTTTGCCGAGCTTTCTGCGGCTGGACGGCCGTGTTTTGTTCGCGTTATCTGCAAATCTATCGAAGGAGTGTCCATCTATTATGATCTGTCCTTCGACGGCACAGCTTTTACCTGCACCATGGAGGTACCCGCCACCGCTTATTCCACACAGCAAACGCAAACGACCCATTGGGCGCAGCTGACTCCCGTAGAAACCTATGAAAACTCTGCTTTCTACCGTTCTTGGTATTTAACCGGCGCCGATTATGACGTCTGCACCCATCTAGCCGAGCTGAACGAAACGCCGGACACCCTGCTGCTGTTCCGCGAAACGCTGTCTGCCACCCAGGTATGGCAGGTTGAATGCGGTTCTTATGAGCAGGCGCTCAGTGGGGATACCAATGTATCCGCGCGAGATGCGTTCATCGATCTGGCTTATACGCAGGGCATCCCGGCGCATCTGCGCCTGGTGTCCTATACGATCGAGGGCGACCCGATCGTTACGGATGTGACCTATGACGGACAATCCTACACCTGCACACGGGACACCACCGCCGACCGTTTTGGTGCGCAGGAGGTGACGACAAACCAGTGGCCTTATCTGGTCTTGCGACTGGAAGATGACGGCAATGTCCGCCATAGCATCTGGCTGTCCCAGGACCCGGATGAAGTGAATGCAGAAAACGCCTTTTTCCTGTTTGAGGAAACCTACGACCATCTCCTGCCCTCGCTGCGCTGAAACCCCAACCTGCTCTTAAAATAGAAAACACCCGAAACCGCGCATCGGTGGTTTCGGGTGTTATTATTTCCTTGGTTATTTCATGCCAAGCTCTGCCTGGAGCGCGCCGATCATCTCCTGATATTCGGCATCGCTGAGCAGGACGGGTTCTGGATTGGTGATGGCAAAGCTGCCGCCAAATTCAAAACCACCTTCATACTTGGGGACGATATGGAAATGCAGATGCGGGTTGGTATCGCCGTACGAGCCCAGGTTCAGCTTGGTGCAGCCCCACAGCTTCTTGATGGCGCCCGATGCAGCGGCCAGATCGTCGGAAAAGTCTCGGCGCTCCTGCTCATCGCACTCGCACAGTTCCTTCTTATGGCTCTTGAGCGCCAGTGCGCAACGGCCCTTGTGCGCCTGATCCTTAAACAGATACAGAATACCGGCTTTCATTTCGCCGACCTTGAACATAATGCTTTCGCGGCCTTCGTGGTGCTCGTCACAGTAGAAACATCCCATAATGATCTCTCCTTGTCTTTCTCATGATCTTGCTGGAAGCACTTGTTTCCTTTTTCAGTATACACGCACGGCTTACGGATTTCCAGCCCCAATTTCATTTTTTGGCCGGGCGTATAAATTGACATCCCATGCTGGAACATAAGGATGATGCCGCAGATAGAGCGCATAGTCCGGGCAAAGCGCATGCACTTGCAGCGGCAAGGCAAACAGGTCCTCATTGCGATGATAGCAGGCAATGTTGAGGCGCGGTTTCCACCGCGCAATGGTCTGGGCCGCCCCTGCCAGGGCTTCCCGTTCCGCACCTTCGACATCCATTTTCAGGAGTGTGCAGGGGTCTCCCTGCAAAACGCAATCCACCGCGCGCATGGTGGTTTCCACCCCTTTGTCCGACAGTCTGGAGTTTCGTCCGGCCTTGGCCGCAAAGGTCAAAACGCAGTCTTGCTCCCAAGCGCCTGCCTGTTCCAGGTGTACAGGTCCGGCCAAGTCATCTGTAAAGGCTTTGAGCTTTCGGTAGTTTCGACGGTCTGGTTCCAGGGCTGTGATAGAGGAAAAGCGCCCCTGTGTATAGGATAACAACTCCCGAATTGTATCCCCATTATAGGCTCCAAGATCGACAAAATGTTCATCTTCGCGCGGTTTTAGTATATTTGTAAAGGCTTCTACCTTGTCGTTTTCTCCGTCGCGCAGATATTGAATTTTTCCGGTCAATTTAAAGCAAAGCATCGCGTCCAACACTTGTCGGGAACGGGCATCGGCCAGCAATTCGGCCACTGTGTCCAACTCGGCCGTATGGGCGCCCGCAAACGCCCGATCGAACAGGCCGTCACCCGCGACCGGGACATCGGGCGCGACCAAATCAAACCGCGCATCCAGCTGATAAATTTTTTCGAGCACTTCCGGGCGCTGGCTGGCAAACGACAAGACGATCACCAGATCTTCACCAAAAGTTTCGACGGTCTGCGCGAGCGTCTGGACCGGAAACCCGGCAAAGCTATGGCCCCGGACAAATTCATCGCTGGCAAAGACACCGGAAGCCTCAATGCCAAACCGCGCAAATTGCCGCAAAATTTTATCCGCGCCATCCCCCATTCCATATAACACAATGGGACGCTTTTCTTCCGCCAAGCGTTCCCACACCGTTTGTTCGATGGTTTTCCATTTCATAGGCCTTCCCCTTTTTTGATTTTTCTCCATTATAGCCACTGGTTGCGCCCCTGTAAAGGTTTGCAAAAAAGCTTGGGAAATCCCACCGGATGCCATTGCGGTTTTTCCCGCCATCCTCTATAATAAAATTAGATTTAAAATCCTTTGAATCATGAAAAATCACCAACGAGGGGAAGTCCATTATGTCAAATCAGCCCGTTCCCAATAAAATTCTTGCCATGGACCCCGAGCATCTGCGCGAAATCGACGGCGTTGTTCTGGATTTGGACAGTTATGCCCGCCATCTCGAAGCCCCGCAGGCTCCGGAACCTCTTTCACAGGAATCGAAAGCTTCCGAACCCTCTCCCCCGAAACCGGCCGTTTCCGAATCCGCGGCGCCGGCCCCTGTGTTTGCTGCGGAACCGCAGCATGTTGGATGGTATGAACCGGCGGCCCCGGAGAAAATCGTCTATCCAATCATGGCAGGCGCCATCCCGCCGCAGCAAGGGGTGCAAACCCTGACCGCCTGGACCGGTTCGGGTTCCTATCTATCGTCGTACCTTTCCTCTTTTTCCACCTCGTTTCTCACGTCTTTTATGACCTCTTACCTGCAAGGATCCGGCTCTTGGGTGGTATCCTACTGGTGGGGCTCCGGTTCCGCGACCGGCTCTGCCTTCCAGGCCGGCGGCTTTGGATTGGAGCTGATTTAACATGCTGCGTGCCTTTCACTGCAACTGGTCCGCCCCCTTTCGGGTCCGGCATCCGGATGCACCGTATCAGGTGGCGCCGTTTGAACTGCTGACCACGGTTTTATCCGCTCTGTTCTGGCAGAAAAACGGGGGTAGTATTGCCATGCTGTGCGACCGCACCGCAGCTTCCTTTTATCAGGAGCGCGGCTTGTCCGATTTGTGGGATGGTGGCATCCGTACGGTCTTGGATGACATCCCGCCTGCCATCGATCCGCATATTTTCTGGGCGGCCGGCAAGCTGTTTGCCCTGCGCGCCTTCGGTGCGCCGTGTGTGATGCTGGATACTGACTTTATTGTATGGAAGTCCATCGAACCGCTGCTCGAAGATACGCCGCTTGCGGTAATCCATCGCGAGGATATTTTGCCAGAAGTATATCCCGGCCCGGAAGCCTTTCCAGCGGCAGCCGGGTTTGATTTTTCTTCGCTCGATTGGACGGTGCAGCCCGCCAATACTGCGCTGTCCTATTTTGGCGACGCGGACTTTACCGCGTTTTATACCGACACCGCCATTGATTTTATGTGCCATGCGCAAGGGGCTGACAATGCCCTGACCTATATGGTCTTTGCCGAGCAGCGTCTGCTCGCCATGCTGGCCCAGAAAAAGGGCGTTCCGCTGCGGGCGCTCTCCGATCTCCCGGCTCTATTCACCTCGGGACAGACGTATTTTACGCACGTTTGGGGCTTTAAGCAGCAGATGCAGCAGGAACCTGCCCTGCTCGAAGGATTTTGCCGCCGCTGTGCGTCCCGCCTGCACCGGGAAGCGCCCGATTGGGCGGATGTCCTGCAGAAACTTCCGGAACTTTCCTCCTATTTTGACGATTTGGACCAGAAAATATGACTAAAACGTAAACTTTTCGGTTAGTCTTGTGTTGAAAGGGAAAATCTGCTACACTGTATGGTGAATCGTTTTGAAAAATGCCGGGAAAAGAGATTTTAAAGTTGCTCCCGGCCAGGAGGATTGTAATGCTTCTCGACTTAATCATGGGCGGAAACATCCGGGATCTTGTGGTCGGCTTACTGCTCGGCATCCCGGCGGTCGTCATCTGCCTGACTTTTCACGAAGCCGCACACGGATTTACCGCCTATCTTTTGGGTGACCGTACCGCACAGGCTTCCGGCCGATTGACCCTGGACCCGCTCGCGCACATTGACCCTTGGGGCTTTGCCTGCATGATGCTGCTTGGCTTTGGCTGGGCACGCCCGGTGCCGGTCAATATTTCGCAGCTGAAAAACCGCCGTTGGGGCATGGGCCTGGTGGCTGCGGCCGGTCCGGTGTCCAATTTCCTGCTCGGCTTTGTGGCCTATATCGTTGCCTTGGTCATTAACATCAAATTCTATCCGGTGTCCGGGTTTTCCGAGATTTTGACCCTGTTCTTCTCGTATATCGGCGCGATGTCGGTTGGCCTAGGTATCTTTAATCTGCTTCCCATCCATCCGCTGGATGGTTCGCGCATTCTGGATGCCATTTTGCCCTTCCGTCTGCAAGTTCGCTATCAGAATTTTATGAACCGCTATGGTGCGATTATTCTGCTGGCTGTGATTGCGTTCCTTTGGATCGGCGGCCTGTCCTGGCTGATCGTGAGCGCACGCCAGACCGTTTTGAACTGGGCGTTTTCGGTGGTGAACCTGTTCCTGTGATGGAGTCCATGACCTTTCGGCTGGATCATTTTGAAGGTCCGCTCGATCTTTTGCTGCATTTGATCTCCAAAAATAAGATCAACATCTATGATATTCCCATTGCACAGATTTTGGAGCAATATATGGCGGTTCTGAACGAGGCCCGTACCATGGACATGGATATTGCGGGCGATTTTATCGCGATGGCAGCGCAGCTTGTGTATATCAAATCCAAAATGCTGCTGCCCAAGCACGAGGACACCGACCCCGAGGACCCACGCGCCCAGCTTGTCGAAATGCTGTTGGAATATCAGCGCATCAAGCTGGCCACACCCTATCTGCGACAGCAGGGAGAGTTTGGACGCGATATCTTCACCAAGCCGCCAGAAGCGGCCCGCTCGCTTGCCCCGCGGGAATATCGTCACACACCGCAGGACCTTGTCCGTGCGGGACGAAACCTGCTGCGCCGTGCCGAACGGCGGGTGCCGCCATCGGCCCACGCATTTTCTGGCATCGTTGGCCGGGAAACCGTGCCGGTCGGTGAAAAAATCGCGCAAATCCTCAAACAATTCCTGCGGCATTCCAAACTGCAATTTGCCCGGCTCTTCCGCAGCGTACGCAGCCGTTCGGAAGCCGTTGCTACCTTTTTAGCGGTGCTGGAACTTTCCAAGACCCGCCGTATTCGTATTGAGGGCCAGGGGGAGGACGCTGAACTGCGTCTGGTCCCGCCCGGAGAGGAGGACCTTGATTGAATCCCCTGGAAGCCACTCTGGAGGCGATTTTATTTGCTGCTGGTGATGCGGTGCCGATCATGCGGTTGGCCCAAGCCGCCGGTGTTCCCCCCGATGATGCCGAACAGGCTTTGGAAGCTCTGGCCGCCCAATATGACTTTGAGCAGCGCGGCATTATGCTCGTGCGCATGGAGGATAAGGCCCAGCTTTGTTCTCGCCCTTTGTATGCCGATGCGGTGCGGCGCGTGCTGGAAAGCCGCAAAGCGCCCCAGCTTTCTCCGGCTGCGCTCGAAGTGCTGACCATTGTTGCCTACCGGCAGCCGGTCACACGTGCATACATCGAACAGCTCCGCGGCGTGGATTCGGGCGGCACGGTCGCCAGTCTTACCGAAAAAGGACTGATCGCCGAAGCGGGCCGCTTGGATGTGCCCGGACGGCCGATTTTGTACCGCACGACCGACAGCTTTCTGCGTACCTTTTCTCTGGCGAGTCTGACCGAACTACCTGCTCTGCCCGAACTGACCGAAGGAGAACAACTCCAGCTTTCCCTGGAGGATGGCGAAATGGGGTGAATCATCCTGCTTTTCCTGAAAATCGCATGTGTCGTATGCTGTATCCTTCTGGGCCTTGTGGGGATTTTCCTACTGCTCACACTGCCCCGTGTCGGGGTACGTGCCCAGGGTGAAAACGGTGATGTCCAGGTCTGGTTGCGCTATGGCCGCATCCGCATTCGGGTCTATCCCCTGCCCCGCGCCTTTCAGAAAAAAAAAGAGGACAAGCCGAAAAAGCCCGCGGCGGCACAGTCTGCGCCCTCTGGCTTTGATTTTTCCAATCTGGATTTGGGCGATACGGTCTGTCTGCTGCTCGATGTGCTGGACGATCTGCGCGATATTGTGCGCATCGATATCCTCCGGGCCGATGTGGTGATCGCTACGGGCGACGCCGCCAAGACCGGCATGCTGCTCGGGGAATGTTCGGCCCTTGTGGGTATGATTACCCCGTTTTTGGAAAATACTTTTTCTATCAAAGAATATCATATCGTCCTGGACGGCGATTTTGAGTCCGACCAGACCCGCTGGAAAGCCACCCTTGCCTTTTCCGCGCGGCCCATTCGGTTTTTCTGGGCGCTCTGGAAGCGCCGCCGGACGATCTTGCAACTTTATCACACGCTGAAACAACCTGAAAATCCCGGTTCGTTTACACAAAAAGACGGAGGCGAAACCCCATGAGTGAACATCCCATTCAAAACCTGATGGCTGAAACCATGGAAAAAATCAAGTCCATGGTCGACGTCAACACCATCATCGGCGCGCCCATTTCCACGTCCAGCGGCACGACCATCATTCCGGTTTCCAAAGTCACCTTCGGCTTTGGCGCTGGCGGTTCGGACTATCAGTCCCGCCATGCCAAAGACGGCGCTCCGCTGTGCTTCGGCGGCGGCGGCGGCGCAGGCGTGACCGTTTCCCCGGTCTGCTTTCTGGTGGTTGGAAGCGATGGCGAAGCGCGCATCCTGCCGCTCAATGCACAGGCAGAAACCACAGCCGACCGCTTGGTCGAAATGATCCCCGGCGCGGTCAGCAAGATCTCCAGCTTTATGGAAAGCCGCGGGGCACAAAAGGCAGACGAAGCCTCGGCTCCGGAACCGTCCGAAGAAAATTAAAGGCATATCCCCCGGAACCTGCTCGTACGCTGTATGAGTAGGTTCTATTTTGTGTTTGACAGATAGGGGGATCTTTCCATGCGGAAATGGCTGCTCGGTGTGTTGTTTGCGTTGCTTTTTACGGGCACGGCTGGCGCGGTCAGTGCGCGCAGTGCGATCGTACTGGATGCACAGACCGGTGCCGTCCTGTTTGAACAAAATGCCGACGAGATCCTTCCCATGGCTTCGACGACCAAAATCATGACCGCGCTGGTGGCGCTGGAACAGGGCGACCTGGACCGCACGTATACGGTCAAAAAGGAATATACGCTGGTAGAAGGCTCGTCGATGTACTTAAAAGAAGGCGAGGAAATCACGCTGCGCGATACGCTCTATGGCCTGATGCTGATGAGCGGCAACGATGCAGCACTGGCCATTGCCGGGGAATGCGGCGGCCTGGAATCCTTTGTGGCTGCCATGAACGACAAGGCGCTCGAGCTCGGTTTGGGCAATACCCATTTTGATAATCCCAATGGACTGGACAGCGCCAATCACCACACCACGGCGCGGGAGCTGGCACAGCTCACCGCTTATGCCATGCAAAATCCGACCTTCTGTGAAATCGTTGGCACGGCCACCTATTCTTCGAATGGCCGCACGATGGTCAATCATAATAAACTGCTGCGTCTTTATCCGGATGCGATCGGCGTCAAAACCGGATATACCAAAAAAAGCGGCCGCTGTTTGGTATCGGCTACCGAACGCAATGGCCGCCGCCTGATCGCGGTCACGCTCAATGATCCCGACGATTGGGACGATCACATCGTCATGTTGGATGTCGCGTTTGCGCAGTTTGAGGAATGCACCCTGCATGAAGCCGGCCAGTCGCTGGGCGAGGTGCCCTGTGCCGGTGGGGACGTGACCACCCTTCCCCTGTCGGCTTCGTCCACGGTCACCGCTTGGCTCACACCGGAAGAACAGGAAGCGCTCGAAACGGTCGTCTATGGCCGTCCATTCGTGTACGCTCCTGCCACGGCCGGAGCGACCTATGGCACCATCGAATACCGGTTGGGTGACCATGTGGTCGCGCAGGATACGCTGGTCTTTGCCGAGGACAGCGCCATGCTGCCCGAACGAAAGAACCGCTTGGAAAAAATCATCGATCAAATCCGCTCCTTTTTCGGGCTGGGCTGATGCCCGCCCGCCGGAGCGCTGTTGTGAGGGAATACTATGAAAGAACGACTGCAAAAAATCATCGCCCAGGCCGGCTTGTGCTCGCGCCGCACGGCGGAAACCTGGATTGCCGATGGCCGGGTCACGGTCAATGGCCGCAAAGCGTCGATTGGCACCCAAGCCGACCCGGCGCGCGACCACATCTGTGTGGACGGCAAACCGCTGGGCCGCAAAGAAGAAAAGCGCTATCTGATGCTCTACAAACCGCGCGGCTATGTGACTACGCTCCACGACGAGCGCGGCCGCAAGGACGTATCCCAGTTGGTACGCAATTACGGTTGCCGTGTCTATCCGGTCGGACGGCTGGACTACGATTCCGAAGGCCTGCTGCTGCTGACCAACGACGGCGCGGTCACCCAGCGGCTGACCCACCCTTCCCACGAGGTGGACAAGACCTATCTGGTTACCGTCCGCGGCGACCTGGCCGGGGTGCCTGGCCTTTCCGAACCCATGGACATCGATGGATATACCATTCAGCCGGCGACGGTATTTATTGTCAGCCTAGGCGAGGGACAAGCCCGCCTTCGTATGACCATCCACGAAGGCCGCAACCGGCAAATCCGCAAAATGTGCGAAAAATGCGGGCTGACCGTGCGGCGGCTCA
Proteins encoded:
- a CDS encoding NAD(P)-dependent malic enzyme; its protein translation is MDAKEKALIAHEKWQGKIEVIARCEVNSKEDLSVAYTPGVAEPCLKIKDDPSLSYKYTRRGNLVAVITDGTAVLGLGDIGPIAGMPVMEGKCALFKAFADVDAFPLCVASKDVDEIVRTIQLISGSFGGINLEDIAAPRCFEIERKLKEVCDIPVFHDDQHGTAVCCGAALINACRLTGRKVEDIKMVVNGCGAAAIAVTKFLMFLGVKDITMVERFGIVCEGDERLNPAQAEMARVTNRSHMTGTLADAVKGADVFFGMSAPQVLTSDMVATMAKDPMVFAMANPVPEIWPEDAKKGGAAVVGTGRSDYPNQINNVLAFPGIFRGALDVRASDINEEMKLAAAKAIAYVVPDSELTPEHIMPMAFDKEVIQAVAKAVAQAAIGSGVARITQNGEC
- a CDS encoding DUF4362 domain-containing protein; this encodes MKYKILLLLTTLFLSGCRILPQPDQPSSSVPPAQSAEQGIDCGIVECSVGQEDPDGSEYFTAFAELSAAGRPCFVRVICKSIEGVSIYYDLSFDGTAFTCTMEVPATAYSTQQTQTTHWAQLTPVETYENSAFYRSWYLTGADYDVCTHLAELNETPDTLLLFRETLSATQVWQVECGSYEQALSGDTNVSARDAFIDLAYTQGIPAHLRLVSYTIEGDPIVTDVTYDGQSYTCTRDTTADRFGAQEVTTNQWPYLVLRLEDDGNVRHSIWLSQDPDEVNAENAFFLFEETYDHLLPSLR
- a CDS encoding HIT family protein, which produces MGCFYCDEHHEGRESIMFKVGEMKAGILYLFKDQAHKGRCALALKSHKKELCECDEQERRDFSDDLAAASGAIKKLWGCTKLNLGSYGDTNPHLHFHIVPKYEGGFEFGGSFAITNPEPVLLSDAEYQEMIGALQAELGMK
- a CDS encoding FkbM family methyltransferase; translated protein: MKWKTIEQTVWERLAEEKRPIVLYGMGDGADKILRQFARFGIEASGVFASDEFVRGHSFAGFPVQTLAQTVETFGEDLVIVLSFASQRPEVLEKIYQLDARFDLVAPDVPVAGDGLFDRAFAGAHTAELDTVAELLADARSRQVLDAMLCFKLTGKIQYLRDGENDKVEAFTNILKPREDEHFVDLGAYNGDTIRELLSYTQGRFSSITALEPDRRNYRKLKAFTDDLAGPVHLEQAGAWEQDCVLTFAAKAGRNSRLSDKGVETTMRAVDCVLQGDPCTLLKMDVEGAEREALAGAAQTIARWKPRLNIACYHRNEDLFALPLQVHALCPDYALYLRHHPYVPAWDVNLYARPKNEIGAGNP
- a CDS encoding site-2 protease family protein is translated as MLLDLIMGGNIRDLVVGLLLGIPAVVICLTFHEAAHGFTAYLLGDRTAQASGRLTLDPLAHIDPWGFACMMLLGFGWARPVPVNISQLKNRRWGMGLVAAAGPVSNFLLGFVAYIVALVINIKFYPVSGFSEILTLFFSYIGAMSVGLGIFNLLPIHPLDGSRILDAILPFRLQVRYQNFMNRYGAIILLAVIAFLWIGGLSWLIVSARQTVLNWAFSVVNLFL
- a CDS encoding segregation and condensation protein A; the protein is MTFRLDHFEGPLDLLLHLISKNKINIYDIPIAQILEQYMAVLNEARTMDMDIAGDFIAMAAQLVYIKSKMLLPKHEDTDPEDPRAQLVEMLLEYQRIKLATPYLRQQGEFGRDIFTKPPEAARSLAPREYRHTPQDLVRAGRNLLRRAERRVPPSAHAFSGIVGRETVPVGEKIAQILKQFLRHSKLQFARLFRSVRSRSEAVATFLAVLELSKTRRIRIEGQGEDAELRLVPPGEEDLD
- the scpB gene encoding SMC-Scp complex subunit ScpB — its product is MNPLEATLEAILFAAGDAVPIMRLAQAAGVPPDDAEQALEALAAQYDFEQRGIMLVRMEDKAQLCSRPLYADAVRRVLESRKAPQLSPAALEVLTIVAYRQPVTRAYIEQLRGVDSGGTVASLTEKGLIAEAGRLDVPGRPILYRTTDSFLRTFSLASLTELPALPELTEGEQLQLSLEDGEMG
- a CDS encoding DUF2953 domain-containing protein, with product MGIFLLLTLPRVGVRAQGENGDVQVWLRYGRIRIRVYPLPRAFQKKKEDKPKKPAAAQSAPSGFDFSNLDLGDTVCLLLDVLDDLRDIVRIDILRADVVIATGDAAKTGMLLGECSALVGMITPFLENTFSIKEYHIVLDGDFESDQTRWKATLAFSARPIRFFWALWKRRRTILQLYHTLKQPENPGSFTQKDGGETP
- the ytfJ gene encoding GerW family sporulation protein, with protein sequence MSEHPIQNLMAETMEKIKSMVDVNTIIGAPISTSSGTTIIPVSKVTFGFGAGGSDYQSRHAKDGAPLCFGGGGGAGVTVSPVCFLVVGSDGEARILPLNAQAETTADRLVEMIPGAVSKISSFMESRGAQKADEASAPEPSEEN
- a CDS encoding D-alanyl-D-alanine carboxypeptidase family protein, with product MRKWLLGVLFALLFTGTAGAVSARSAIVLDAQTGAVLFEQNADEILPMASTTKIMTALVALEQGDLDRTYTVKKEYTLVEGSSMYLKEGEEITLRDTLYGLMLMSGNDAALAIAGECGGLESFVAAMNDKALELGLGNTHFDNPNGLDSANHHTTARELAQLTAYAMQNPTFCEIVGTATYSSNGRTMVNHNKLLRLYPDAIGVKTGYTKKSGRCLVSATERNGRRLIAVTLNDPDDWDDHIVMLDVAFAQFEECTLHEAGQSLGEVPCAGGDVTTLPLSASSTVTAWLTPEEQEALETVVYGRPFVYAPATAGATYGTIEYRLGDHVVAQDTLVFAEDSAMLPERKNRLEKIIDQIRSFFGLG
- a CDS encoding pseudouridine synthase; this translates as MKERLQKIIAQAGLCSRRTAETWIADGRVTVNGRKASIGTQADPARDHICVDGKPLGRKEEKRYLMLYKPRGYVTTLHDERGRKDVSQLVRNYGCRVYPVGRLDYDSEGLLLLTNDGAVTQRLTHPSHEVDKTYLVTVRGDLAGVPGLSEPMDIDGYTIQPATVFIVSLGEGQARLRMTIHEGRNRQIRKMCEKCGLTVRRLKRISVGAIELDRALAPGSWRELTASEIEYLRGV